The DNA sequence ATTACGATGGTAAAATTGCTAGAGAGAAAAATTTAGTTTCAGATTTTGGAAAGCTTTGAGATCCTATTGCTGATAAAATGATTACTACAATTTCTATTTTACTTTTATTAGCATTAAAAGCAATTCCTCTTTTTGTAGTTATAATTTTCTTAGTTAGAGATGTTATTGTCGCAGGATGTAGAACAGTTTTAGCACAAAATAATGTTTCAGTAGCCGCTAATATGAATGGTAAAATTAAGACAGTTTTAATGAGTGTTGGGATAGTAATTATGTTAATTTTCTTGATTGCTTTTAATATTATTGGATCAGATTTTTCTCTCACCTATAAAAATTATTCTATTATAGAAAGTTACAACACATTTGTATATTGCTTAAGTATTCCATTAATGGTTGCTGCAATCTTTAATATTATTAGCGGATATCAATATGTAAGTGCTGCAATTAAATTTATGAAATAAGCCAAATGGCTTATTTTTAATTTATAATTAATATGAGGTAGAAAGGAATAGATGCAGAAGTATAAAATATACATTGACTTCGAGGCTATTACACCTCCATTTACAACTATATTAGGTTCGCAGGTTAAAAATAATTATCCATTTTGTTACACTATCGGTTATATTGATAAATACTCTCAAGAATATTATAAAACTCGAATTATTAAGTTGAAATCAATGAATCTTAAGCAACTCTACCGTGATTTAAAGGAACATCTAACTAAAGATATTCACAAATTAATTGAACAGGAAATTGAAATCAATGAAGAAAATATCCAATTCATTGGTTGAAACCCGCAATTAGAAAATGAAGTAACTAATAAACTTTTTGAAATGAATACCAAAAATATAATAAATAGTTCACATCAGCTTTCACTCAATATTGCAACAAAGTACTTTATTAATAATGACATTTACTTTGAATATTTTAATAAATTAGACTTAAATGATACTTTTTATAGAAAAACACTTGACTCAGAAAAAACTGGTGTTAAGGCTAATTATGTTGGATTTTTAATTTATTGCTACTATAAAAAACGCTATTTTAATAATACAG is a window from the Mycoplasma anserisalpingitidis genome containing:
- the pgsA gene encoding CDP-diacylglycerol--glycerol-3-phosphate 3-phosphatidyltransferase gives rise to the protein MKTNYLTKFKEMTLPNKLTITRLLLAIPLFVFSLLAYLMQILSAKNSISIFSLSSYRIALTVFLFFILIIFIGAMITDYYDGKIAREKNLVSDFGKLWDPIADKMITTISILLLLALKAIPLFVVIIFLVRDVIVAGCRTVLAQNNVSVAANMNGKIKTVLMSVGIVIMLIFLIAFNIIGSDFSLTYKNYSIIESYNTFVYCLSIPLMVAAIFNIISGYQYVSAAIKFMK